The proteins below are encoded in one region of Leptotrichia sp. oral taxon 218:
- the trpD gene encoding anthranilate phosphoribosyltransferase, which produces MILMIDNYDSFVFNVEQYLKELSCEEVRTVRNDEISIEEIRKLNPSKIVLSPGPKHPKDSGVCLEILKEIEDIPILGICLGHQAIGYVSGAQIKRMENPMHGKSSEIEVLYDNSKLFRDLPKKFNVMRYHSLYVDEDTLSPDLIVAAKSKDGVIMAVEHKTKDIYGIQFHPESFFTEYGKKMIENFVKLENKNKREEEKKEREKEIKKEVENMAKNENLKKYLKKLQDNIALTDSDFKEICAIIDSKNYNIIQLGALLVLISEKSLYPESLTAFVKNILAYSTTFKDESDMIDVCGTGGDGFKTINISTAVAFILGAMGVTVAKHGNRAVSSKSGSSDVLDKLGVPLEKSLLAQLDKLEKKHLAFFHAPFFHKLVGEVREVRQQLGIRTVFNVLGPLLHPNKKLKYQLVGLYHEPVHRLYAETLQLLGRKHALVVRGNDGLDEITICDDTKIIEVKGEQILEYTISPESFGFKRAFHSEIEGGTAEENAEILKRILKGEEKSAKFDIVVLNAMFGLYTANVVDHPAKAKEMILEAIESGKVYEFYENYVK; this is translated from the coding sequence ATGATTTTAATGATAGATAACTATGATTCGTTTGTGTTTAATGTGGAGCAATATTTAAAAGAGCTGTCTTGCGAAGAAGTTAGAACAGTGAGAAATGATGAAATTTCGATAGAAGAAATTAGAAAGTTGAATCCAAGCAAAATAGTTTTATCGCCTGGACCAAAGCATCCGAAAGATAGCGGAGTTTGTCTTGAGATTTTGAAAGAAATTGAAGATATTCCGATTTTAGGAATTTGTCTAGGACATCAAGCGATAGGATATGTGTCTGGTGCACAAATAAAAAGAATGGAAAATCCAATGCACGGAAAGTCTTCAGAAATTGAAGTGCTTTATGATAATTCAAAATTATTTCGTGATTTACCTAAAAAGTTTAATGTAATGCGTTATCACTCACTTTATGTGGATGAAGATACACTAAGTCCAGATTTAATCGTTGCAGCAAAGTCAAAAGATGGGGTAATTATGGCGGTTGAACATAAAACTAAGGATATTTATGGAATACAGTTTCATCCTGAGTCATTTTTTACTGAGTACGGGAAAAAGATGATTGAGAATTTTGTAAAACTTGAAAATAAAAACAAGAGAGAAGAAGAAAAAAAAGAAAGAGAAAAAGAAATAAAAAAAGAGGTAGAAAATATGGCAAAAAACGAAAATTTGAAAAAATATTTAAAAAAATTGCAAGATAATATTGCGTTGACTGATAGTGATTTTAAGGAAATTTGTGCGATTATTGATAGTAAAAATTATAATATTATTCAGCTTGGAGCATTGTTAGTTTTAATTTCAGAAAAAAGTCTTTATCCAGAGTCGCTTACGGCTTTTGTAAAAAATATTTTGGCTTATAGTACGACGTTTAAGGATGAGTCGGATATGATAGATGTTTGTGGGACTGGTGGAGATGGATTTAAGACAATAAATATTTCTACGGCTGTTGCGTTTATTTTGGGAGCGATGGGAGTAACTGTTGCAAAACACGGAAATCGTGCGGTTTCAAGTAAGAGTGGTAGTAGTGATGTTTTAGATAAATTGGGAGTTCCTTTGGAAAAATCATTGTTGGCTCAATTAGATAAACTTGAGAAAAAACATTTGGCATTTTTCCATGCACCATTTTTCCATAAATTAGTTGGAGAAGTTAGAGAAGTTCGTCAGCAGCTTGGAATAAGAACTGTTTTCAATGTTTTAGGACCTTTGTTACATCCTAACAAAAAATTAAAATATCAGTTAGTTGGACTTTATCATGAGCCTGTTCACAGATTGTATGCTGAAACATTGCAATTATTGGGAAGAAAGCATGCGTTGGTTGTGCGTGGAAATGATGGACTTGATGAAATCACAATTTGCGATGATACAAAAATTATCGAAGTAAAAGGAGAACAAATTCTAGAATATACAATTTCGCCTGAAAGTTTTGGATTTAAAAGAGCTTTTCATTCTGAAATCGAAGGTGGAACAGCAGAAGAAAATGCTGAAATTTTAAAGAGAATATTAAAAGGTGAAGAAAAATCTGCAAAATTTGATATAGTTGTGTTAAATGCGATGTTTGGGCTTTATACTGCGAATGTAGTGGACCATCCTGCAAAGGCAAAGGAAATGATTTTGGAAGCGATTGAGAGTGGGAAAGTTTATGAATTTTATGAAAACTATGTGAAATAA
- a CDS encoding RNA-binding protein, whose translation MKKEIFLKQFPEELEYLASKLFNAYEFSRDFEIISFTEEFYPPNFWKKFQNKSNGLNVITNGIFEDSDRRQIAFVPENFMPKDSKDFENFFDFPHKLIKISISSKFEKYGHKDFLGSLMGLNIKRELMGDLILESNLGYIPVSSKIVDVILTELVKIGKTPCKVEIVNLEKMKNLPKYNYDNKLITVSSKRLDSIVSSITNLSRNKVVEPIEKGKVLVDYAKVTDKSKIIDIGSLITIKGFGKYKLFSEKGETKKGRERLLVKKYI comes from the coding sequence ATGAAAAAAGAAATATTTTTAAAACAATTTCCAGAAGAATTGGAATATTTGGCAAGTAAACTTTTCAATGCCTACGAATTTTCCCGTGATTTTGAAATAATAAGTTTTACTGAAGAATTTTATCCACCAAACTTTTGGAAAAAATTTCAAAATAAATCAAATGGACTAAATGTTATAACAAACGGCATTTTTGAAGACAGCGACAGACGGCAAATCGCTTTTGTCCCTGAAAATTTTATGCCAAAAGACAGCAAAGATTTTGAAAATTTTTTTGACTTTCCACATAAATTAATAAAAATTTCAATTTCTTCGAAATTTGAAAAATATGGACATAAAGATTTTTTAGGAAGTCTTATGGGTCTAAATATAAAAAGGGAATTGATGGGTGATTTGATTTTGGAAAGCAATTTGGGATATATTCCAGTTTCAAGTAAAATTGTCGATGTGATTTTGACTGAACTTGTAAAAATTGGGAAAACACCTTGTAAAGTCGAGATTGTCAATTTGGAAAAAATGAAAAATTTGCCAAAATATAATTATGACAATAAATTAATTACAGTTTCTTCAAAAAGGCTTGACAGCATAGTTTCTTCAATAACTAATTTATCGAGAAACAAAGTTGTTGAACCAATTGAAAAAGGAAAAGTTTTGGTGGATTATGCAAAAGTGACTGATAAGTCTAAAATAATTGACATTGGGAGCTTGATTACAATAAAAGGATTTGGAAAATACAAACTTTTTTCTGAAAAAGGGGAAACAAAAAAAGGAAGAGAAAGACTTCTTGTAAAAAAATATATTTAA
- a CDS encoding phosphoribosylanthranilate isomerase — protein sequence MEKNKTLLKICGIRSVEEIEELKGLDIDYIGCIFAKSPRQVNIEVVSQITKIAHKNGKKVVGVFVNAMIRDIVRIVEALKIDVVQLHGNETAEYCEELGKALERIHKNYLNNLKNDVKSIKDKTAIWKSFAVKNKLPNINDYKSFIEYPLFETKGDKAGGNGKTFDWKTLEEVSPYSFILAGGISTENVEAAMSYRPAVVDVNSKVEIDDRKNKKLIEKIIKIVKS from the coding sequence TTGGAAAAGAATAAAACTTTACTAAAAATTTGTGGGATTCGGTCGGTTGAGGAAATAGAAGAATTAAAAGGACTTGACATTGATTATATTGGATGTATTTTTGCAAAAAGTCCAAGACAAGTGAATATTGAAGTTGTTAGTCAAATCACAAAAATTGCACATAAAAATGGGAAAAAAGTCGTTGGCGTATTTGTGAATGCAATGATTAGAGACATTGTAAGAATTGTAGAAGCTCTTAAAATTGATGTTGTGCAGCTTCACGGAAATGAAACGGCAGAATATTGTGAAGAGCTGGGAAAAGCGCTTGAGAGAATTCATAAAAATTATTTGAACAATTTGAAAAACGATGTAAAAAGCATTAAAGATAAAACTGCGATTTGGAAAAGTTTTGCTGTAAAAAATAAACTTCCAAATATTAATGATTACAAGTCATTTATTGAATATCCCCTTTTTGAAACAAAAGGTGACAAAGCTGGTGGAAACGGAAAAACTTTTGACTGGAAAACTTTAGAAGAGGTAAGTCCATATTCGTTTATTCTGGCTGGAGGAATTTCAACAGAAAATGTGGAAGCAGCAATGTCTTATAGACCAGCGGTTGTTGATGTCAACAGTAAAGTTGAAATTGATGATAGAAAAAATAAAAAATTGATAGAAAAAATAATTAAAATTGTAAAAAGTTAA
- a CDS encoding DUF4153 domain-containing protein — protein MKFEEKFKNLFPDMKKGIGRFPVTVVFSLILFIVAIFTIESDFYILPEEDLWIKYLIIAIPLSASVELVREKYLENKRSNFFRITSFFGIFLFIFFLKIFFKNHFATETINITATILIFYVLFYLIPIIYRNEDKEKYLQSVVGNQMITIGFSIVLFLGLSAIVGTIDVLLINLPNTIYFDNFVFSASIFGVAFFVSRLKEKDESLKDYNLPKIVEVLICYILIPLILIYTAILYLYFVKIIFTLKMPKGIVSHLVLWYTTFSLFIVIMATPITYKNKFAKFYKKYFPLISIPLILLALFSINERIFQYGVTENRYLVVILILWLLFNMIFIIKADVKWVLISFIFAVLVAIFSPFNLVNVSINSQNKRLERILKKNGIIQNKKFINKNNELSQRTKNEIMSIIDYFYNNASEIKRKKIKILGKTYEKPEDFMKVIGVNDSWKSYENIDIQEKNIVSDIALKTDDDIEITKIKGYDYLIYDFSVSYPLDTNETKEIDNNGYKIILKNENLTIKNIQKNIEILNINLNKIANEIYLKIKEKAKRQNQSYVKLPENDLTYLSETKNSKYKIVFYEIHLSEDDKFNNLNINIYFSEK, from the coding sequence ATGAAATTTGAAGAAAAATTTAAAAATTTATTTCCTGATATGAAAAAAGGTATTGGGAGATTTCCTGTAACTGTTGTTTTTAGCTTGATACTTTTTATTGTAGCAATTTTTACAATTGAGAGTGATTTTTATATTCTTCCTGAAGAGGACCTTTGGATAAAATATTTGATTATCGCAATCCCTCTTTCTGCGTCAGTTGAACTTGTAAGAGAAAAATATTTGGAAAATAAACGCTCGAATTTTTTTAGAATTACTAGCTTTTTTGGAATATTTTTATTTATTTTTTTCTTAAAAATATTTTTTAAAAATCATTTTGCAACTGAAACAATTAATATTACTGCGACAATATTAATATTTTATGTACTTTTTTATTTAATTCCGATTATTTACCGAAATGAAGATAAAGAAAAATATTTACAGTCGGTTGTTGGAAATCAAATGATTACGATAGGTTTTTCTATAGTTTTATTTTTAGGACTTTCTGCTATAGTCGGCACAATTGATGTCCTTCTTATAAATCTTCCAAATACGATATATTTTGATAATTTCGTATTTTCAGCATCAATTTTTGGAGTGGCATTTTTTGTTTCAAGATTAAAAGAAAAAGATGAAAGTCTAAAAGATTATAATTTGCCAAAAATTGTAGAAGTTTTAATTTGCTATATTTTAATACCGTTAATTTTAATTTACACAGCTATTTTATATTTATATTTTGTAAAAATTATATTTACTCTAAAAATGCCAAAGGGAATTGTGTCACATTTAGTTTTATGGTATACGACTTTTAGTTTATTTATAGTAATTATGGCAACTCCGATAACTTATAAAAATAAATTTGCTAAATTTTACAAAAAATATTTTCCGTTAATTTCTATCCCACTTATTTTACTGGCACTTTTTTCAATAAACGAGAGAATTTTTCAATACGGAGTTACAGAAAATCGTTATTTAGTGGTAATTTTAATACTTTGGCTACTTTTTAACATGATTTTTATCATAAAAGCTGATGTGAAATGGGTGCTTATTTCATTTATTTTTGCAGTTTTAGTCGCTATTTTTAGTCCATTTAATTTAGTAAATGTTTCAATAAATAGCCAAAATAAACGGCTTGAGAGAATTCTTAAAAAAAATGGAATCATTCAAAACAAAAAATTTATAAATAAAAATAATGAACTTTCTCAAAGAACTAAAAATGAAATTATGTCAATAATTGATTATTTTTACAATAACGCTTCGGAAATAAAACGAAAAAAAATAAAAATTTTAGGAAAAACATATGAAAAACCAGAAGATTTTATGAAAGTAATCGGTGTTAATGATTCTTGGAAAAGTTATGAAAATATTGATATTCAAGAAAAAAACATTGTTTCTGACATTGCTTTAAAAACAGATGATGATATTGAAATTACCAAGATAAAGGGATATGATTACTTAATATATGATTTTAGCGTTTCATATCCATTGGATACAAATGAAACAAAAGAAATTGACAATAACGGCTATAAAATTATATTAAAAAATGAAAATTTAACGATTAAAAATATTCAGAAAAATATTGAAATATTAAATATTAATTTGAACAAAATTGCAAATGAAATTTATTTAAAAATAAAAGAAAAAGCTAAAAGACAAAATCAAAGTTATGTCAAACTTCCTGAAAACGATTTAACATATTTATCTGAAACTAAAAATTCTAAATATAAAATCGTATTTTATGAAATTCATTTGAGTGAAGATGATAAATTTAATAATTTAAATATAAATATTTATTTTAGCGAAAAATAA
- the trpA gene encoding tryptophan synthase subunit alpha, which produces MNSIKNVFDKKKQNGEKTNIGYVVAGYPNLEFTKNFLENLDKTSIDILEVGVPYSDPLADGKLISEASFTASEAGVTTDTVFDLISEVKEKVTKPLVFLIYYNLIFSYGIDKFIKKCVECGIKGLLVPDLPYEEAKELFEKAKENNIDFIPFVSVTSQDRIEKVASRGSGFVYAIGSLGVTGSKQVDLPRLEKFIENIRTKTDLPVSLGFGIKNNDNVNTMRKFADGVIVGTSIVEITKSNDVNFTIQKINELFK; this is translated from the coding sequence ATGAATAGTATAAAAAATGTATTTGATAAGAAAAAACAAAATGGAGAAAAAACAAATATTGGATATGTTGTCGCAGGTTATCCAAACTTGGAATTTACAAAAAATTTCTTAGAAAATTTGGATAAGACAAGCATTGATATATTAGAAGTTGGAGTTCCTTATTCAGATCCACTGGCTGATGGAAAACTTATTTCGGAAGCTTCTTTTACGGCGTCAGAAGCTGGAGTTACAACAGACACAGTATTTGATTTGATAAGTGAAGTGAAAGAGAAAGTTACAAAACCGCTTGTATTTTTAATTTATTATAATTTAATTTTTTCTTATGGAATTGACAAATTTATTAAAAAATGTGTAGAATGTGGTATAAAAGGACTTTTGGTCCCTGATTTGCCTTATGAGGAAGCTAAAGAACTGTTTGAGAAAGCTAAAGAAAATAATATTGATTTTATTCCTTTTGTGAGTGTGACTTCGCAAGACAGAATTGAAAAAGTTGCATCTAGGGGAAGTGGATTTGTATATGCAATTGGGTCGCTTGGAGTGACAGGAAGTAAACAAGTTGATTTACCAAGACTTGAAAAATTTATTGAAAATATTAGAACGAAAACTGATTTGCCTGTGTCATTGGGATTTGGAATAAAAAATAATGATAATGTTAATACAATGAGAAAATTTGCAGATGGAGTTATAGTTGGGACAAGTATAGTTGAGATCACAAAATCAAATGATGTAAATTTTACTATACAAAAAATAAATGAACTTTTTAAATAA
- the trpC gene encoding indole-3-glycerol phosphate synthase TrpC: MDILEKIKIKRDIQLEAEIKSFKQPSLKEALKQDGVRIIGEIKRASPSKGKIAKDDFDLLKQAQSYVDKRVAAFSILTEKEYFKGENNFIKIVREKFPKMPILRKDFIYTPFQVAHAKFLGASAILLIVRMLDDKTLCELHKLAHDLELDVLVEVHDEVELERALKIPNLEILGVNNRNLNTFEVDIKTTKKLMDKIPDEMKEKLVLVGESGFLTKEDLEYAKSIGVDGLLIGEALMRGNLDLEKI; encoded by the coding sequence ATGGATATTTTAGAAAAAATAAAAATAAAAAGAGATATACAGCTTGAAGCAGAAATAAAATCTTTTAAACAGCCGTCGTTGAAAGAGGCATTGAAACAGGATGGAGTACGGATTATTGGAGAAATTAAAAGGGCTTCTCCATCGAAGGGAAAAATTGCGAAAGATGATTTTGATTTGTTAAAACAGGCACAAAGTTATGTGGATAAAAGGGTTGCGGCTTTTTCGATATTGACGGAAAAGGAATATTTTAAAGGGGAGAATAATTTTATAAAAATTGTAAGAGAGAAATTTCCAAAAATGCCGATTTTGAGGAAGGATTTTATTTATACTCCGTTTCAGGTGGCTCATGCTAAGTTTTTGGGGGCTTCGGCGATACTTCTTATTGTGAGAATGTTGGATGACAAGACTTTGTGTGAGTTGCATAAATTGGCACATGATTTGGAGCTTGATGTTTTGGTTGAGGTGCATGATGAGGTTGAACTTGAGAGAGCGTTAAAAATACCTAATTTAGAAATTTTGGGAGTTAATAATAGAAATTTGAATACTTTTGAGGTGGATATTAAGACTACGAAAAAGCTGATGGATAAAATTCCAGATGAAATGAAGGAAAAACTGGTGCTTGTTGGCGAAAGTGGATTTCTTACGAAAGAGGATTTGGAGTATGCAAAAAGTATTGGGGTTGATGGTCTTTTGATTGGGGAAGCACTTATGAGAGGAAATTTGGATTTGGAAAAAATTTAA
- the trpB gene encoding tryptophan synthase subunit beta — MENKKAYFGEFGGQFVPETVMTALFELEKAYNELKDDKEFYENFEDLLKNYVGRETPLYYAKSLSDYYNHDIYLKREDLNHTGAHKINNALGQVLLAKKMGKKKVIAETGAGQHGVATATAAALLGLECDVYMGAVDIERQKLNVFRMELLGAKVVSVEDGLKTLKEATTAAIQAWVAEIETVFYVIGSVVGPHPYPTIVRDFQSIIGKEARHQIEDLGKHADHVIACVGGGSNAIGIFSGFLDDETTKLYGVEAGGLGIDTDKHAATLTLGREGIIHGMKTYVLQNKYGQILPVHSISAGLDYPGIGPEHSYLHDMKRAIYAPITDKEAMDALILVTRKEGIIPAIESAHALAYLEKLCPTLSKDRRETIIVNVSGRGDKDMHTVFSVLRGEDVNE; from the coding sequence ATGGAAAATAAAAAAGCATATTTTGGAGAATTTGGAGGTCAGTTTGTTCCAGAAACTGTTATGACAGCGTTATTTGAGCTGGAAAAAGCCTACAATGAATTGAAAGATGACAAGGAATTTTATGAAAATTTTGAAGATTTGCTGAAAAATTATGTTGGAAGAGAAACGCCACTTTATTATGCAAAAAGTTTGAGTGACTATTATAATCACGACATTTACTTGAAAAGAGAGGACTTGAATCACACGGGAGCACATAAAATTAATAATGCGCTTGGACAAGTTTTACTTGCGAAAAAAATGGGGAAAAAGAAAGTTATCGCTGAAACTGGGGCTGGACAACATGGGGTTGCGACTGCTACTGCTGCGGCACTTCTTGGGCTTGAATGCGATGTTTATATGGGAGCAGTTGACATTGAAAGACAAAAATTGAATGTGTTTAGAATGGAGCTTTTGGGAGCGAAAGTCGTTTCTGTTGAAGATGGGCTTAAAACGTTGAAAGAGGCGACTACTGCGGCAATTCAGGCTTGGGTTGCAGAAATTGAAACTGTATTTTATGTGATTGGTTCTGTTGTTGGACCACATCCTTATCCTACGATTGTTAGGGATTTTCAGTCGATTATTGGGAAAGAGGCTAGACATCAAATTGAAGATTTAGGAAAACATGCTGACCATGTTATTGCTTGTGTTGGTGGTGGAAGTAATGCGATTGGGATTTTTAGTGGATTTTTAGATGATGAAACTACGAAATTGTATGGTGTTGAAGCTGGAGGGCTTGGAATTGATACGGATAAACATGCTGCCACATTGACGCTTGGAAGAGAAGGAATTATTCATGGAATGAAAACTTATGTGTTGCAAAATAAATATGGGCAAATTTTACCGGTTCACTCGATTTCAGCAGGACTTGATTATCCTGGAATAGGGCCTGAACATTCGTATTTGCATGATATGAAAAGGGCAATTTATGCGCCGATTACTGATAAAGAAGCGATGGATGCACTAATTTTAGTAACTAGAAAAGAAGGGATAATACCTGCAATAGAAAGCGCTCATGCACTTGCTTATTTGGAAAAACTTTGTCCGACACTTTCTAAAGATAGAAGAGAAACTATAATTGTAAATGTATCTGGACGAGGAGATAAAGATATGCATACGGTATTTTCAGTATTGAGAGGAGAAGATGTTAATGAATAG
- a CDS encoding anthranilate synthase component I family protein — MFTREPIYYYSVIREKFPNSYLAEDERQIIIGIDCDYVDSNEYDFKMLKNYYEILSKREKIAPFSGLFGTFAYETVHYFEKIEKVENFQFEFPKFIFANARAYLHYSKVSKDYSLYGNKKYFDNLKEKNREEEKEKKEEREKAKEKLKNKKEIYYSVKTNLDDEKNHFYEIVEKAKEYIKSGDIFQVVLSEQLKLETNMDSLEFYKYLSKANPSPYMFHFPTKYGDVVGSSPEILVEITSDNIYIAPIAGTRPRGKDANEDAFLANDLLNDEKECAEHRMLVDLARNDVGKFAEEGSVVVKNLMHIKNYQHVMHIVSEVYGKKRKDVSVFDVISLALPAGTLSGSPKIRAMQIISEFEIYKRNPYGGGIGFLRFNGDVQIAIVIRTAFFENKNCDINKVDEKRNVFIQAGAGIVFDSIKENEYREICNKRASVVGVFEKNAKKC; from the coding sequence ATGTTTACAAGAGAGCCGATTTATTATTATTCAGTTATAAGAGAAAAATTTCCAAATTCATATCTTGCGGAAGACGAAAGACAAATTATTATTGGAATCGACTGCGATTATGTAGATTCAAACGAATATGACTTTAAAATGTTAAAAAATTATTACGAAATATTATCTAAAAGAGAAAAAATTGCGCCATTTTCTGGACTTTTTGGAACATTTGCATATGAAACTGTTCATTATTTTGAAAAAATAGAAAAAGTTGAAAATTTTCAGTTTGAATTTCCAAAGTTCATTTTTGCCAATGCAAGAGCGTATTTACACTATTCAAAAGTGAGCAAAGATTATTCGCTTTATGGAAATAAAAAATATTTTGATAATTTAAAAGAAAAAAATAGAGAAGAAGAAAAAGAAAAAAAAGAAGAAAGAGAAAAAGCAAAAGAAAAATTAAAAAATAAAAAAGAAATTTATTATTCTGTTAAGACGAATTTAGACGATGAAAAAAATCATTTTTATGAAATAGTTGAGAAAGCGAAAGAATATATAAAATCTGGAGACATATTTCAAGTTGTTTTGAGTGAACAGTTGAAGTTAGAAACAAATATGGATTCGTTAGAATTTTACAAATATTTGTCTAAAGCAAATCCATCGCCATATATGTTCCATTTCCCAACAAAATATGGAGATGTGGTTGGTTCAAGTCCTGAAATATTGGTAGAAATTACATCGGATAACATCTATATCGCTCCAATTGCGGGAACTCGTCCGAGAGGAAAAGATGCCAATGAAGACGCATTTTTGGCAAATGATTTGTTAAATGATGAAAAAGAGTGCGCTGAACACAGAATGCTTGTGGATTTGGCTCGAAACGATGTGGGAAAATTTGCTGAAGAAGGAAGTGTTGTAGTAAAAAATCTTATGCACATTAAAAATTATCAGCATGTTATGCACATTGTGTCAGAAGTTTATGGAAAAAAAAGAAAAGATGTGTCGGTGTTTGATGTGATTTCCCTTGCTCTTCCTGCTGGAACGCTCTCTGGTTCGCCAAAAATTCGTGCAATGCAAATAATTTCAGAATTTGAAATTTACAAGCGAAATCCTTATGGCGGAGGAATTGGGTTTTTACGATTTAATGGAGATGTTCAAATTGCAATTGTGATTAGAACAGCGTTTTTTGAAAATAAAAATTGCGATATTAATAAAGTTGATGAAAAAAGAAATGTATTTATTCAAGCAGGAGCAGGAATTGTTTTTGATTCGATAAAAGAGAATGAATATAGAGAAATTTGCAACAAAAGAGCATCTGTTGTAGGAGTTTTTGAAAAAAATGCTAAAAAATGCTAA
- the pepF gene encoding oligoendopeptidase F encodes MERKDIPKEYKWNLGDIYENYEEWNEDLAKMEKIQEELVGYKGKFDKEDKLLEFLKKQEESEKIAYKLYRYPQFARDLDSSDKEATENMQKIQFLFAKMGTELSWVNPELIENRENIEKWIQKKEFSDYRFGLENLFRLQSHVLDEDKSKLLSYYSSYFSAPRSIYSEITVTDVDWPLIKLNNGKEIQATAANYSKVVSTNRNQEDRKLIFENYYGVFEKRKNTIAAIYNSILQKNIASSKAYNYKSFLSSALEDNNIPEDIYLNLINTAKENTAPLKRYIKLRKEILGLSEYHNYDGSINLVKFDKEYEYDDAKKIVLNSIEPLGKDYTKKMENAISQGWLDVFETQGKRSGAYSAGVYGVHPYMLLNYNKTLDSVFTLAHELGHTLHTLYSQENQPFSTSDYTIFVAEVASTFNERLLLDYMLEKTQDPTEKIALLEQEIRNVTGTFYFQALLADYEYQAHKLAETGQPITADVLSKITEDLFYTYYGDEIEKDELLSIFWSRVPHFFNSPFYVYQYATCFASSAILYDKVIKTEDENARKEALKRYIELLSSGGNDFPMNQLKKAGVDLSKKSTIEAVSKQLDGLLDKLENEIKKINK; translated from the coding sequence ATGGAAAGAAAAGATATACCAAAGGAATATAAATGGAATTTAGGCGACATTTATGAAAATTATGAAGAATGGAACGAAGATCTTGCAAAAATGGAAAAAATTCAAGAAGAACTTGTTGGATATAAAGGAAAATTTGACAAAGAAGATAAACTTCTGGAATTTTTGAAAAAGCAGGAAGAGTCAGAAAAAATTGCTTACAAGCTTTATAGATACCCACAATTTGCAAGAGACCTTGACTCATCGGACAAAGAAGCAACTGAAAATATGCAAAAAATTCAGTTTTTGTTTGCAAAAATGGGAACAGAGCTCTCTTGGGTAAATCCAGAACTTATTGAAAACAGAGAAAATATTGAAAAATGGATTCAAAAAAAAGAATTTTCAGATTACAGATTTGGACTTGAAAACTTGTTTAGACTGCAAAGCCATGTTTTGGATGAAGATAAGAGTAAGCTGCTTTCTTATTACAGCTCATATTTTTCAGCACCAAGAAGCATTTATTCTGAAATAACAGTAACTGATGTAGATTGGCCTTTAATTAAACTAAATAATGGCAAAGAAATTCAAGCGACTGCTGCCAATTACAGTAAAGTTGTATCTACAAATAGAAATCAAGAAGATAGAAAATTGATATTTGAAAATTACTACGGAGTTTTTGAAAAAAGAAAAAATACGATTGCAGCAATTTATAATTCAATTTTGCAAAAAAATATAGCAAGTTCAAAAGCCTACAATTATAAATCATTTTTATCTAGTGCCTTAGAAGATAACAATATTCCTGAAGATATTTATTTGAATTTGATAAATACTGCAAAAGAAAATACTGCGCCGCTAAAACGATATATAAAATTGAGAAAAGAAATTTTGGGCCTTTCTGAATATCATAACTATGATGGTTCGATAAATCTTGTTAAATTTGATAAGGAATATGAATATGACGATGCTAAAAAAATTGTTTTAAATTCAATTGAACCACTTGGAAAAGATTATACGAAAAAAATGGAGAATGCGATTTCACAAGGATGGCTTGATGTGTTTGAAACACAAGGAAAACGGTCAGGTGCTTATTCTGCTGGAGTTTATGGAGTTCATCCATATATGCTTCTAAATTACAACAAAACTCTTGACAGCGTATTTACATTGGCACACGAATTAGGACATACTTTACACACTTTGTATTCTCAAGAAAATCAACCGTTTTCAACATCAGATTACACAATTTTTGTCGCAGAAGTAGCTTCAACTTTTAACGAAAGACTGCTACTTGACTATATGCTTGAAAAAACGCAAGATCCGACTGAAAAAATAGCACTTTTGGAACAGGAAATTAGAAATGTTACTGGAACATTCTATTTTCAAGCATTACTTGCCGATTACGAATACCAAGCGCATAAATTAGCGGAAACTGGACAACCAATTACAGCTGATGTTTTAAGCAAGATAACAGAAGACTTATTTTACACTTATTACGGCGACGAAATTGAAAAAGATGAATTATTAAGTATTTTCTGGTCAAGAGTGCCACATTTCTTTAATTCACCGTTTTATGTGTATCAATACGCAACTTGTTTTGCATCTTCAGCAATTTTGTATGACAAAGTTATAAAAACTGAAGATGAAAATGCAAGAAAAGAAGCACTTAAAAGATATATTGAACTTTTAAGTTCAGGTGGAAATGACTTTCCGATGAATCAATTAAAAAAAGCTGGAGTTGATTTGAGTAAAAAATCTACGATTGAAGCGGTTTCTAAACAACTTGACGGTTTACTTGATAAGTTGGAAAATGAGATAAAAAAAATAAATAAATAA